The sequence TGATTTATCTCTTTTGCGTATTGTGAATTTCTGGTTTATGTTCTTGGTCGAAGATTTCAAtgaccatttttttttcttgcgtATCGTGTTCCTTTGTTGTGTTTTTATGTTACTAAGTTTGATGCTACACATTTGTACGAAATTTAGAAGTTTATGTTTGTATTTGAattgattatgatgattttttttttcctttttatgcagaaatggttagaaaagaaaataatgtTGTGGAAAATGAGGCCAATAGACAGAGCAAAAAAGATGCAATGTCACGATGTTCTGCTACCTATTTTAGAAAAGTAATGAACAAGCTTGAACCAAACCTCAATGACAAGCAACGAGCAAGAATAATGAGTACTCCTTTTGGTAAATGGTTGAAAATGCCTAAACTCTCCATCTACAGTACCAGAGTTGATGCAATATTAAAGAGTTTCAATAGTGACTCCTCGTCTTTCATATTTGGGAAGAACATTGTGGTCCCTTTTACATCATTTGAGTTCTCCATCGTCCTTGGTCTGCCCTATGGGGGCCAACCAATATACCAAGACCTCCGAACAaagttaatttttttatcaCGTTATTTTGCAGGGAAGCGTAGCAATGCGACGAGGAAGATAATTTCTAAAAATCTCTTGTTATTAGCGGAATCAGATGATGAATCCCGTTTGGACGATTTTGTTAGAATGTTTATTTTGTTTGCCATGAATTGTATAGTATTTCCTTTAAGTACCTATATGACACCTAGGTTTGTTTTTTCTTATATTGATGATTTGTCGAACTTTTTTGGATATTCATGGGGAGAAACTGCGCATAGGTTTCTATGCGATAAAATTGCTGCACATCTTGGGGATTCAGAAGGAATGATTGGCAGGAAAACATACTTAGATGGTTGTGTTGTTGGGATGAtggtgagtttttttttttttttttattaactaaaatttaattatgttttgATCATTACATCTGTATCTTTGTTTATCTAGGCTTGGGTGTACGAAAAAGTTCCTTCCTTAGGAGTAGTATCCGGCTCTCCACGTATGTTTCCCCGGTTGTTTAAGTGGGGAGAAAGCAAGATGCCACTAAAATTCAAAGATGCAGAGGctttactaaaaaaaataactcGCACTAAGGTATTTTcgttttttgattattttttagtattgTGGAACCgacaatttttttatattattatttatggaTAGGTGTTTAACATAATTCCATTTGGTGAGGAACTGAGGTTAATTAGTAAGAGACAGAGAAATACAAAGGTAATCAAATAAATTCACCAAATGTATTTTTAGGTTGCAATTGAGAATTGAtgctaattttttattttttttttaaatgaaggaGGATACAAGATGCAAAATTAGGAGTTCGGAGAAACTTGTGGAAGACCAACTCAATGAAATTAAAATACTTAGACAAACGCGTTGTCAAATTGATGGAGCGAGGACAAATGATGTTGGTGTTTGGGTAAAGGGCGAGCTGGATGACGAAAAAAATAATGGCATGAATGTTCTTTTTGCAGATGAAATAGAAAATTTTGTCAAAGATTTAGGTGGAGACAACAAATTATATGATGTTGATGTTGTCGCGGATTTTATTGAAGGTGATGGTGTTAATTGCAATAAGTTGGATGTGGAAGGTAATAAGGTTCGCACAATGGATTCTTCGAGAGATGCAGATGAAAGTGATGATGTTGGTGGTGTCGTTGGTTCGCAAGTGGAAACGGTCAGTAATGTTATATCTTCAGTTGTGAATAATGTGATGACAAGGTTTGATCGTGTGAAAAAGAGAAAATCAAATATATTCGTCACTTCTCCAAGTTCCACCTCAAGACGTAAAACAAAGTCAATCGTGGAaggttaaaatttattttatgcggATGTCACAAGGGTGGAAACAATTTCGGTTTGatggattgattttttttttttttgttgtgacgtgggaacccgcagccgctactCTTAGGTGCGCTCTGGGTAAACCcccgaactaacgcaatagcctacaaactacgttagtcaggtaaaccacactggGCAAATcctgtgtgacaggctagtccaagaaaGTGTTGATAGGGAGAATCGAACTCCTAACCTTTGGTCAAGAGTTCACCTGCTCTATCAACTTGAACACCCTTTGGGGACTGATGGATTGATATCTTGCTTGAATGAATAGATGCGTTGGTGTTTGAATAATATTAACTTGTAGTCTTTTTGGATTTAGCTTGATGAATGTATGTTTGTTTGCTCTAATAGTGCAGTTTTCTTGTCTTTTATTAGTTGGAGCAATAGTTTATTTAAAACTAATGTTTGAATAGTAGTGTCCTagaaatatcatcaatattgggaaaaaaaatagaaattctGGTATAATATATGCAAATTAAGAATTATTTCCTTTAAATTTGGGTACATAACTTGAGAATCTGGTATAAACTTTTCTGTAAGAAAATAAGCTCTTATAAAGATTTGTAACTAAAAGTAAATGACACTATAAAGATCTTTATTAGCACAAAATGTTACAATTCTAGCACAATATATTGAAAATTCGGTAGTATTTGTATTTGGTTCAGATCACACACAAAACATGgagatttaggtagtgtttgagagagcttcttAGAAGTATTTCTCAGctttttattaacaaaattttacaaaattttaaatttttattaacgAACAAGCTGATAAGTGTTTTTaagaagctctctcaaacactacctttaAGTATGAATTTTGAGGGCATGGTCATGTTGTGTATCCAAATCCTTCGATACACTTGATGAGCAAGACTGCAAGAGATAAGAAACAAACTCTTAtaaatagttttattttaacTACAAAATAAATGAGCAAAACGTCATTATTAGCACGAAATGTAACAATTCAAGCATAATATATTGtatatgaatattattttgttCAGAACTAGATTTGAATATAAAGTTCGAGGGTATCCTCATGTTGTGCATCCAAATTCATTGATACACTTGATGAGTAAGATTAAGAAAAGCaattgtgattgaaaatgatataaattgaatttttttaaattgaaaatatcGTTTTTCTATTACAATTATGGATTTTTGTTATCTTCATGGTCCTCAAATAAATCTACGTGAGAGGATTACGTCATTAAACTAAGAAGCATGTGGCAAAATATACATTCgaacatttttataaaatttgagaaaataaaGCATAAACTAAGgatttatttaactaaataaccCTTGTTTGACCATGATTTGGAAATATAaccttctcaatttttttctttgttttgttcatgcattttctttgtatttgaaggtcattttgcaaattttttttgaaggaagatcataaatcaaaaaatttcgTTGACCAAGGTCATTTTTCAAACTCTCTCCATAAACTAATTATAGATAagctaaaaaattatttaaatattaatatatttggcCCTCGGATTTCCGATATATGGTGATAAAATTAAATGCATTTTATTGTCTTCGTGTTCTTTGATTTTGTGTAATCCACTAATTGAATGAACTGACAAGAGGACCATTGGCACAAAGTACAAAATTTTGGGCATGTTATATGACAATTGCAATACTAATTTGTTTCAATTGGACACAAAACATGATAATTTGAATCTTACCATTTAATAAAGCCTCAACCCCTTAAGGCATGCTTGGTATGAGGAAATGAGGTGAGAATGGAATGAGCATTCCCATCTCATTCCATATACCCgtgcttgatttggtattggaatGGGAATGCTCATTCCCAATAATTGGAATGGTTATTCCCATGAACATGGGAATAGTCATTCCATTCAATTTTTGATGGAATGATCATTCTCACTTCCCATTCTCATATTTATTTGCAAATCTTTTCCTTATTTAGATTACTTAAACTAATATTTACTTATATAATTAtaacaatatattataatatatataaaaataattatgttattattttattattatattaataataatatttttaatattaattattagtattatgattaattattattattattattattatttataaaagtattaataaaaagtattattatttatttattataaaaatattattattatttaatattattttgaaaataataactaatattatttatttattttaaaaattaaaaaatattataattgtatcttattattataataaatttattattattattattataaaataaaaatttaaattagttAAACTATCtaatgataattttataataattgatacatcttcaataataataataaaatgctTATGAATAACTATTATTTTAATACATAtagttaaaatatgatttttttattaaaaataatttcattccATTCCATATTCATTTCAATAGTACCAATCGTTGGAATGGAATAAAACAATCATTTCATTCCTAatctcattcaatttcaaagttAATTACATTTCTATCTTATTCCTTTCCAACGTACCAATCATGCTCTTATAGTAACTGATTTGACAATTTATGTGTGTAGACTAAAATacctttaaattttatttattgataaaaataattgaatgaCAATATGGTAATTTACATGACCCATTTTAAATACAACTTCTCATCCCAAGCTCATGTTCTCTCCACTTTTTCTACTACCCTTTATTTTCTATACATTATTGTAGAAAAATATAGCAAACATGACAAGGAGAAAGTATTCTCTTTATTTCTGTTGTATGTTAAAGCCATGGATTGGTACACTTTATATAGATAAAATCAAATCCACTAAATATGGAAATATCCTATTATTCCAATAATATAGGATCCTAGTTCAGAATAAACCCTATCAAATCCTAACTACTCGACACTTCCCCTCAAGTTGGTGTGTAAATATCAATCATTCCCAACTTGCTCACTTGTTCTTCAAAGGTTTGTTTGGATAGGCCCTTAGTTAGGATATCTGCAACTTGTAATACGCTTGGAACAAATGGAATACAGATTACTCCATTTTCAAGTTTCTCTTTTATGAAATGCTTGTCAATTTCGATATGCTTAGTCCTCTCATGAAGAACTGGATTGTGAACAATGCTAATGGCTGCTTTGTTGTCACAGTACAACTTGATGGGAAAGTTCAGAGTTATTTTCAGATCCTCCATGACGCGTTTAAGCCACAATACTTCACACACTCCTTGTGCCATGGACCTGAATTCTGCCTCCGCACTACTTCTTGCAACTACTCCTTGTTTTTTGCTTTTCCAAGTTACCAAGTTGCCCCACACAAATGTACAATAACCAGAGGTTGATCTTCGATCAGTGACTGATCCTGCCCAATCAGTATCTGTATACATTTCAATTTCTCGTTTCTCATTTTTTTCAAAGAGCAGCCCCTTCCCTGGAGTTCCTTTTAGATATCTTAAAATTCTATATACAGCTTCAAGGTGTTCTTCACACGGTGAGTGCATAAATTGGCTCACCACACTTACTAGAAAGCAATGTCAGGACGTGTGTGAGACAGGTAAATCAATCTTCC comes from Henckelia pumila isolate YLH828 chromosome 4, ASM3356847v2, whole genome shotgun sequence and encodes:
- the LOC140865053 gene encoding uncharacterized protein, with the protein product MLTDSELLCRLREIVRCSDQRTTTGAAVRRRLEEEFAVDLYHRRAFINQQIDIFLQSVVPQCETGEVDESVSDGVVENQSACDRGQAKEKKRNDYEICRRKRRFTVMDAKEKNRAGIFKLSVLSPQLQKLVGVPELSWTEVVKKVWEYIREKNLQDPKYRRRILCDESLRRIFGSDSVETFQMSKELLKHVWPPDENREMVRKENNVVENEANRQSKKDAMSRCSATYFRKVMNKLEPNLNDKQRARIMSTPFGKWLKMPKLSIYSTRVDAILKSFNSDSSSFIFGKNIVVPFTSFEFSIVLGLPYGGQPIYQDLRTKLIFLSRYFAGKRSNATRKIISKNLLLLAESDDESRLDDFVRMFILFAMNCIVFPLSTYMTPRFVFSYIDDLSNFFGYSWGETAHRFLCDKIAAHLGDSEGMIGRKTYLDGCVVGMMAWVYEKVPSLGVVSGSPRMFPRLFKWGESKMPLKFKDAEALLKKITRTKVFNIIPFGEELRLISKRQRNTKEDTRCKIRSSEKLVEDQLNEIKILRQTRCQIDGARTNDVGVWVKGELDDEKNNGMNVLFADEIENFVKDLGGDNKLYDVDVVADFIEGDGVNCNKLDVEGNKVRTMDSSRDADESDDVGGVVGSQVETVSNVISSVVNNVMTRFDRVKKRKSNIFVTSPSSTSRRKTKSIVEG